From the Debaryomyces hansenii CBS767 chromosome F complete sequence genome, the window GAAGAATACTGCGAAGTAGGTATCGTTGCCAGATTATTCGGATCATCAAAAGTTGCTAACGGTTGTGGACTATGCAGCTGATATAAGTTTGCCTGATACGGAGTGCTAGGTATGTCCTGTCCATTTTTGGTACTCCTAATTTCCTCTTCCTTGAGATTGTTTCTCAACATGGCATTATCCTTCTTTAACCTAGCTATGTCATCATGCAACTTTGATAGATATTTCATAGATACCACAATCTTCTTATCTGCTTCCACATATTCACATTTGCTCTTGGCTAAAAGACATTTTTTACAGGGATCTCCCCCAGGACATCTGATGTGACGTGTTCTACATCTGATGCATGCCACCGATGTTCTCTTGGGTTTCATCTGTCCAAACAGCGATGTCTTGTTCGATTCTGCGGCTTGCGATTCGGGGTTTCTTGAATCGCTAGTTTCCAATGATATCCTCGATTCCTTCATATCCTCTGCATCAGAATCTAGGCCTTGCCCATTCATTGCAATTCTTTACCTAATATACAATTCTGAACTAATAATATAGACTTAATCTATGACTAACTTCTGTCATAGGAGTAATACGATTAAAAATCTGTCCAAAAGAGCGTTATGATGATTCCTGTACATGGACcaatatttattcaacaaaattacACTACGAATCGATGGTATCGGTTTAAAAAGGATGTAACATCGTCTACATTTCTCCAGTTGGATACTAAAGGCTATGTGTGATAgagaattaattgattcatcaattcATGAAAAAAATGTAAGCATGAAGAAGGCGTGGCCGGAGATATAGAGGATATTAACGTTGACTCGGGCTCGAAGATGAGGTCGGTACTACAATAAGCATTAAATAACAAAACATTGGTATAAAACAAACTATGTCTAACATGAACAGAAGATAAACATAACTAAAGAACGTAGAAATAAACCCAAACTATTTTTTTGACCATTTTAAACTAGATTAGTTTGAAAGGTTAGCCTTACCTTGACCGATAACATTACCAGCAGGGTCGTATGAACAGATGATATATTTACCAGCAGAGGAACAGTCCTTGTAGGCACAACCAACCTTGGTGGTGTCCTTCCAGATGATTTGCGTGAAGTGATCGAAAGAGGAGGAAGAAGAGTAATCGTAGTTGTCACCTTCTTCATACCAAGCATTGACGGCCTTATCAGCACTGTCGTAACCAACAGCTAAGTTTTCACCGTATTTACCACCGGAGTGGGTTAAGCTACCAGAACAGTCGTATTTGTCGGCGTAGTCTTGGGCGTACTTGTAAACCGAAGAATCCCAGGACAAGTCGGCGACATTGTGCTTGGCTCTTTTATCGTTGTGGGCCTTCAAGATGGATTCGGCAAAATCTTGGTCTTCAACACCGCTGATACCGCTACCTGAGCTAGAAGAATCAGAATCGGTAGAAGAAGCAGCTTCAGAAGCAGAGCTAGTCTTGGAAACTAAGGTGGTTGGGGCAGCAGATTGAGTCGAACCTTGACCGTCAGCCAAAATACTCTTTGGAGCCTTGGCTTGAGCAGCAACTGATGGAGATCCAGTGGCAGCAGTAACCTCGGTGGATTGAGTAGTAGCTTCTTGACCGTTACCACCTTGGATGGTGGTAAGGTGGGTTTGAGTCACGTACACGGTTTCAGCAGAAACGACAGACAAGATAGATAAAGCAGTAGCTAACTTCAAGAATTGCATAATGAGCGTATGAAGGGAATGTAAGTGTACGATGTAATATAATCAACAAAGGAATGTATAGTGTTCAAAAACTATGGGACAAATGAATGGACTTCGAAGGTTTAAATACAACTAGATGGGATGTATGAACCTGTGAAAAATACTGTAATAAAACGATGGAAAAGATCCAGAAGCACTATAAGAACACTTTATTAGGAAAAAAGATgtaatgaagaataaaaaatttgtaAAATCCTTACAGGGTTGGATAGGCTATACTTTTTATCTAGAACAAACCACCATGCCTGCTAAGTTTACATTTCTACAAACAGGTACAGCCAATATTAATTACTGAAAAGAACATTCGCGTTCTATGCATAAACAAACTCCTATTGTTGTTTCGAATTGGTGCTCATCGTTCTTAACTGTTGTGCCTCATCTACGTAATCAATTTTCTGCTTTCATATGCTCGACTCACCACACAATGGATCGCAAAGGAGGCACACAAGCCAGATCGACCCTACAAGGCTCGTCACCCTCGTCTTCAAACCATCTAGCGAGAAGCCTTGGAGTAAAAAAGATTATTCCTTTCATCAACCTTCCGCCGTCGTAGACACGTTGTGTTGTAGATCGTAGTGAAACACGTACGTACGCTTGTCGTCACCTACGTATCCTATCGTCATGGTTGTCGGACATCAAACGGTATGTgacaaatgaaaatgattgCGAAATGCTATACGCGAATTAGCTGAAACACCCTATGAAACGACTATGAAACATCCTATGTATGAGTGCCTCATTCGGTTCAGTTCTACAATTATTCATGGGTACGTGGGGGATTGCTGTGTTCGTGTTTACTAACACAGGGCTAACAGGGGATGCCTGAATCGTCTATTTAACTTTTACCTAATACATACAGTTGTTTGTTAGAAGGTGCGTTTGGAACAATTCGAGAACAATCTTGCTCATACGCGTTTTTGGTAGACGTGACAATTGTCTCTATCGTTCGGCAAACAGTATGTAGAGGAAATACGACCGTCAACGGTGAGGCGAGGGTATTAGGAACAACAACGTCATAGATCAATAATCACCTAGATCGGGATATCTAATTTCGTACTCATTTTCTGCATACTGCgaccaatttttcaagtacTTTTTACCACTTGTAGCCATTAATTCTAGATCGCCGATGATGCAGAGATGCTTCTTGGGTCTGGTCATTGCCACATTCAACCGTCTCCTGTCGGCTAAAAACCCTATTTCTCTGTTGGGATTCGATCTGACTAGCGAGATAATTATGGCCTCCTTCTCACGGCCCTGGAACCCGTCGACAGTCGATACCTCGATCCCATCGATCTGGCGCAGCTGAAGGGTTTTTTTAAGCAAGGAGGCCTGTGCATTGTAGGGGGAGATAACGCCTATATCAGCAGGGGTTATACCTGCTTGTAGCAAGTTCTGGAGATGTTGCTCCACCACCAACACCTCCATGTCGTTGTACTTAGATCCGGTCGATTCCGCCATCGCCCGCGAGTCATCGTCGCTGGCCCTCTCAGGAAAATTGCCTCCCTGCGTATCGTACCAGACACAAGGGATGGAGGTATCGTCTGTGGGCTTGACTGATGGCAAGTCTTCGAGCGTCAACGAACGAACTGAGTCGTGAGCCTTGAGGTTGCCGTCGTAAAGCTCGTTCGACGGGAACCGCATAATGTCCTCGTTCATACGGTACTGGGTGTCCAAGAGTTTCTTAAATTGCGAACCGTTGTGATCTCGGATAAGTCTGTCAAATAAGGTTAATTCCAAGTCGGCAACTCCGTCTTTGATATTGAGTTTACGCATCAACGCATCTAGATCGTCCTTCGATTTCACCGTTGGGGGCAACTGCATGTTGTCTCCTGCTATCACTAACCGTTTGCATCCTAAATGATTAACCAATGGAATCCAACACTGCGGCTCGAGCGACTGCGATACCTCATCGATGATTATGGTATCAAACAAGGGATGGTCGTGGTCAAAGTTCAACGTTGGTTCTTTGTAAAGCGACGTTAGCTCATAACTACCGGCACCATGCAACGTACTGAGAACAACTTTGGCACCCACTAGCAAGTCTTGCACAATTTTACGTTCTCGAACTCGTAATTCCTTCTTGTATGTCTTCAAGTCTGACCACAAAGCTCTTCTTTCAGCATAGTTTCGACATTTCTTAACCTTCCCCAAAGTATCGCTAATATCTTTTTCtatatctttcaatatttctttgttatCGTTCGATCCCGTATCGTAATTTGTTTTGGATAATATATCAAGCGAATGCTGTAAATTACTCCCTAAAAGTCTTGCAGGATGGCCTATACGAATCAACTCCTCTGGGTTCTTCCCGGCAGATGTACTCTTTTTGACAGCTCTACGacttttctttttatcaGTGTGTACTTCCTCTTCATTAAAAATTGGTGATAACCTTTCCAAAATAGTATCCACAGATATATTGGAAGGCCCACAAACTAAGactttttcatcattattgaatgtcAACTGTTTGATTAGCTCTATTAAAGTGTACGTTTTACCAGTTCCTGGAGGCCCGTGGATAATCGTTATGGCAGACTCATTGATGGCAAAATTTATCGCTTCTTTCTGGGAAGTGTTTAAATTGGGATTGAAGAAATGCTTCTGTTTCAAGCTTCTCCCGGAGCTTTTTTTGGCATACTGTGACTCCCCAagcaaatattgaattatctCACTCTTATTAGAGGAGGTTAATTCAGATAGCTTATTCATAGCAGTTGTCATCCTTTTGTAGGTGATTGAGTTACTCAATTTTACTATCCACATTCTAATATTGTCGTTAAATGTATTGTTGTATAAGCTTAGCACTTTTTCTTCTGAATTGTCCTCTTCAATCGAGATGGTAACAGTTTTTGAGTTTATCCGTATAAGCACAGCATCCAAAGATTCGTCTTGACATTTACCCTCTTCGTCAGTAcctcttttcttctttgatgaattttCCAGTGCCTTTTTGAACTGAATAGTTTCTGAAGTATTTGCATTACTCATCTTATCCAACTTTATAATATCACCCACTCTAAGTGACCCCAATTGAATTTCAGTATCATTCGACTTCAAAGCTGGATCTATTTCCAATTCTATTATAGTTTTACCACCGAGGCCATTCTTAATGTTTGTGACGaccaaatttattattgccAACCCTAATTGATGCAATTTCTTAGGTGAATAAGAAGTCAAATACGAGTTTGTCAACAATAAATCTGACTGCAATTCTAAATTGATTGCATTCTTAAATGATTCCACTAATTCATTCTGAACTGAAATACTATTCGACATATTGATCTTAGTCAATGTTAGTAAACGAAGTTAATAAATGTATATGTATGTACCAAGTCTCTCACATTAGTGAAATTTTCAGCATATGCTAGATACAACTTGATTTCAGATCTTACTGATAGCTTCTCATCAACAGATAATGGAGCTAACGATGTGATCTATATGTTATCATTGACATACCTATATTGTTAAAACTGCTCAAGGAAGATAAAAAGAACCAGATATGAACTTTCTCGCTTAAAGATGATTTGTGATGATTCATATATTACAagtttatcattattctgCTGGCTAAATATGTCTACATAATTATACAACGGGAAACGATAAATAACATTAACActcaattattgaattataaagGCAAGTTTGATAACGATGCCACAGAAGTACTCCTAAGGCTTCCCAAAAATCAACATTCCAAAAAGGAAGCTGACATGGCCGCCGCTACGGCGAAACCTATGATTCTCTATTTGTCTTTGGTTGTATCTTTCAAATCTCTTCCTGTTTGTTCCTTCAAATACTTGTTAGCTTCTTTAGAAACATAATCAACAACAAGATTCTTTTGTCTAAAGTAACCActcattttcaataaagacACTGATGAGTCGTAACAACGTTCACCAAATGCTAAGTAGTTACCAAACCATCTACGGACATCCACTGACGATAAATTGCTGGTATCGAAAACTAATCCAGTATTACGATGAATACCGGCTAATATAATCGAGATTAGAactaaatcaaatgaataATGCGCTACTTTTCCAAGCTACCTACGTTAGTAATAGATCATATATATCAACTCTGATCGAGATTAGTTGGAATACTTACACTCATGGCTATCTCTTAATATAAGATTCTAAATGTTTTGAACAGTACGgaaacaaattgaagaaaatcagGTAAATGCGAAATTATTGTTCTATTCTATTATACAAAAGATATCTAAGATTTGTGAATTCTTTTAACATAGCTAGACAAGTCGCCACTTGTCCATGTTCTTATTCTTTTATGTGATCCCACGCTCACACCAAACCTAACTGAAATTTCATCTATATTCAACTTCAATTGTTCATTGATTAACTTActtttttcatcaacagtACTCAATTCACTATTATACTTTTGCTGAAACTGCTCTAAATTAGTTAAGATACCATATTTCGTAATCAACATATCGGAGCCATGATCAATCTTTTGCACAGTATATATGAAAgttaatattaatgatttgataTTGGTTGTGATAAATGGAGagttcaataaattcataaCCCACTCAACAACACCTCTAACTTTCAATATGTTCAAGTCTGAAACTACTTGAGTAccattaatgaaattctGAATCAACCAAGTTATCTGTTTATAATGagattcatcattttcGAATTCTAAATCATTACCATTCGACATTGATATTGGGGCGAATAAAGGAATATCGTGCTTTTTGATTGTTGGATTTGACAAGATATAACGGAACGACCTTTCATACAAATAATGACCTGGGTTGGACAAAATTGGAATCAAGCTACTATAAAAATACCAAATTAATGGGGAAATCTCATTTTCTGTTGTTCTTAAGGTATGGAGGATGTTCGAGACATAAACTTTATAAAGATTCGtatctttgaaattatcagtAGTTTCAAGCGATCTCAATACACCGCTTATTAAAGCtttagaaatattcttgATTAATTCAGAAGAGCTTGATAAGCTCACGACGATGAATTGTAGTAAATTAGAATCAATCAAACTTTTTATGTCAAACTTTATTTTCGTGTCACCGTCTTCCTCGTTGCTATCAACCTGAACTAATTCATGATTGTTAATTACCAACATCATAAGGAATTCAGCGTCATAAATTgttttttgatattcttgGTCAATACGAGCTGTATTATTCTCATAAAAGGATTCGGCATCTTCCCATGcatttttaaaatcaacTTTATTGGAATGATAGTCAAATAAACTAGGCGGTAAATTTGAAGCAACATAGTTGGCACCTCCATTCttaatagaattattgataaagtTCTTATTTAGCGAGATCGCTAATGTCTTTTTGtccttcaatatcaatctTTCTTCACCGATTAGCTCAAGATCATTACTCGAAAATTCTTCCGAAAGTTCCCAATTCAGAATCAAACTTACCCAAGACTTTACCAAATTAGCTTCGATTTTAACAAGAATTgactttaaaattaaatcttcCAGTCTTATGGAACCTAAGTATAACAAcaccaatttttctaataaaagCGACGTAGAATTCTTACCTGGATTCATGAAAAATAAGttagataaaattaagGCCGATTCAAATCTTGAACGCTTATTTGCATTCGATGGTAAACcattcaatataataaattcattgtTGACGAAAATTTGCAACAATTTTTCGTATTGGACCTGTTTAACATTTTTGACAGACATTAATACGCAATTCACAAATTCTAAAACATTAGAATCCAAAACCCAGTCTCTGTGATTTAATATCACTTCCAATTGAGTATTAATAACTGCAACCGGCACTAATTCCCAGATAGACGAAGATATTGAGGGTACTaatctaataatatttctgattCCATTCAAAAACTTAATGAAGTTTTCAGATAGTTCAGTTGTTTCGGCAAATTTCTTGGTAATAAAAAGCATAGACTTGTGTAACCATAACCTTATTTCATCACTTAGATTTGCGTTAGatttaattatttgataGATTAGGTTTCCGAACTCTGGAATTAAACTCTTTTTGAAACCATTTGTCTCAACATAGGTGAAAACTTGATTGATTAAATCCAGTTTCTGCTTGCTAGAAACAGAATTACTATTCACATTACTAGCCAAAATATCTAATAAGTTGTTCCAGCTTAGCTTAGATTCAAAGCTTCCTTCCtttaacaatttcaatgCAATTTTCGTAACTTTGTTCAAAAAATCCAAAAGCTTTTGGTCTTCGAAATCTAAGAATGATAAggataaagaaattgaataaccAATGAAACATAAAAGGAATTCATCCTTAATTAAACCATCGTTAGACTTTGCAATTAAGTAATGCGTTATTTCGTtctttttaattaaatcttcagtattaatgaaagatttcaataaataataatttgattcattttgtaaaataatatcaatttgcttgaataattcatcattctCAAAAAAGACCAAGTTCGTTTCAATCAAGTTGCTTAATATAGATCTCTTTTCAACCTCATATTCACTCAACTTGGGTAATGTTAAACTAAGCAAgttatcaaagttatcaaaaCTCATCGAGATACATCTTTGCATTGATATTTCATACAATCTTGTTACAAGAAGCGTATTCTTGGGTTCAATAGTATTAATTAGTTTAATAATCTGATCATTTGCAAGAACCCAATTGAACTttccaataaaattttgattttcaacAGGCATGGCCTTGGAGGATCCGAATAAATCGAAGAATAATACGTTAAATTCATTGTAATTCAGGtatttggaattattcatatCAAAACATTCCTGTGgcaattgttgaaatacTTCATTAAGTAAATTCCCTACAAATATAACTCTCTTTGGTAATGGAACTGTTAAATCAATCTCTTGaccaaaaaataaatcttGCCAAAACTTTTTTGAAAGGATGAACTTAACCATTAACAAATCTCCTGGGATAACTGTAACTAAGTAGTTACCTAGTTtagaaatcaaatcaatGAGAACGTCGTCAATTTTCGTAAGCTTTTCATCATgaataattaatttcaatctTGTAAACAAGCCTGCAAAATCAAAGTTTGAAATTGGAAATCTCTTCAAAAGTATATTTGCTTTTGCAACTAAACTAGCATTGGATGTATTAACAAGTAATTCTAAATAGGAAGAATCTTCTTTGACGTTGTCAGTACCTGTAAAATCTATCATACGTGTCAATTGGTTTGTGTTTACAACATCGGCAAATGTTTTGTCAcatatcaaatattcttcaagcAAAGTATGAACAGCTTCTTTTGGTTCACCGATAACAATCGCGTATTTTAAAAAGTTAAATAGCCATTCAACAATATCTTTTAATTCCTTCAGATTAATAGTAGAGTCATTGAGAATAAATCTGAATTGTTCAAAAAGCACAACGATAAATAAACTAATATCACCAAACTTGCTATGAGACAAGTCAAGATATTTATATGGCGACTTAACTGATCTGGAAATAacttcatctaataaattccAGGTTTTAGTAGATGTATCTGAATCTTTCAACAGATGAATCAATGCTAATATTGGAGAGATAATTAAAtctttgttgaaaattattgttttttCTGTTAACTTGTTTAACAATCCATAAAACTTCCAAATAAAggattcatcaattttgcTGTTTACTGAAAGTTTAATTAAACATGTGAAAAAGGAGTTACCGTTATTAGATCTGTTCCACCattttaaatcattttcttgttgttgatttgattgaataGAAAGATAattatctaataatgatagATTATAGCCggaattattcaacaacTGATtgtcattaataaattcattaatttcgCTACTgacaaatttatttaatgttTGAGACGAAGATGGATAAATTAATTGgtattgatttataatcATTGTCAACGTTATCTTAAGCAACTTCATATCACTCTTTTCTGGGAAAGTTTTATTAATCGTAAGTAAAAGCTGAACTAATACATTGAAATCTGgcaaattattaaagacCAACTCaatcaattcttgtttattggcattattattatgaatgaagaaatttgacGACAATACCTTGTTTAACTTAATCAATGTGAACATTATTAATTGGCAAGACAACTGTGTAATTAAATAGTGCTTTGATTCAAGGcatttatttaatgaattcttaGATAATGGTGCTAAACTGATGCTTTCTAGCACAatcttattattcaattttgcGTCCGATGAAAGGTTAGGAGTTGGCAAGCAAAGAATTTCCTTGAAGAGTAAGGTATGACCTATCCACCAAGATGTAAGTGAGGGATCGTGGTATCCACCACCATTCTGTATTAACCAATTCATATATGGTGCTACCAATTCTATATTTGCAGATAATATGTTCTTTACTAATTGTAATTGGACGTGAGTTTCCCATGGCTTCAAACTAGTCAAGAATgtatatatcaatttattattgattctgaaagttttgttgttgatgtttATTGGAATTCCATTATCTGTAGATGATTGCCAGAGTTTAAAATTAGGATAATTCAAACCATTAGTAAAGTCTGTAGAAAGTTTCGTCAATAAACTAATGAAAGTTCTAGAAAactcatcattattaatgcTACTCAATCGgttaaatattaattgaattttaaagatgaaattttcgTTCAAAATCTTACATTTTGTTGACTTTTTAAAGTTCGATTCATCCAagatttttgaatcaataaactcaaaaatattcaacaaaacaGGTACggaatcaatttcaaacatGTTCTTCCAAAgattattcattattttgtgaTTATTAATTAGTAAATCTTTTCTTATAAAACTGGAAAcctttgaattcaaattaatccagaatttaataaaattgtaTCTTATTAACAGATGAGTATTATCAGGCTTGTCCTTAAACTGGCtgtatttttcaatgtcAATCTTAGATGGAACCAATAATTTTGGTAATGTTGATAAACTCATGTCAAACTTATCCAAGAACTCATTGGTTAATCCATTATCAAAGCTAATTAAGTTgctcaaaatatttaacaTTGAGTTTGCTAATAGGGGTTTACCACTATTCAACCCCCTGTATACatattttaaatcattattcaaaatgtgTTGATAAAAGTCAACCAATAATGGCTTTAAATCACTGGTGTTATAGTCTCGGATCAAATTGGAAGtctttgataatttgatagATATATCCGTGAATTGACTATGGTCGTTGATAGACGCATAGTACGACCAGCTGGTCAACACTTTTAACAATGATCCCCCTTGGATAAACCTTGTGAGCTCTGTCTTATCGTGAGACGAAATAATAGTTGATAGTCTAACTAGAACAGAACTGTCTATATTAACATTATGGCGGGCTGCATCCTTTTTATTGGGTTTAATTTCAGTCATTGTTGAGTGTAGGATCCTACGTATTTGACCTTGTTGTTTCGATCGTTAACGTGGTCTTACCTTGAACTGTAACCAAATTGTTGAGTAGAGCTGAAAAGTTGAAGCATAgagatgatttaaattttaaaaaaCAATGTGACACAAAATTGTACGCTCGATGAGTTCACTATAACGATGCCATGGATGCCACAGAGATAGCCTTATGGTTCCATTGAAATATAGTTCGTCTTAGTTTCTATAATTTGACTTACAAGTATGTATGTAGTGCaatagaaaattttgaCCACACTTGAATTATTacatttataatattttgaatatatcatgataattgcaaaaactGGAAAACCAAAACAAAGCGGATACCTACAACAAAATTGAGCtacatatttatttattaccaGCTTATAGATTTGGTAAATTAAACACTCAGTAAATGAATGATGTCAAGCATATCAAAAATGTTGGACTAAATGAGGTATCTTGACTTACAGTATAACGACGTTTCGCCATGGTGCTCTTATCGTAAAATTTGAGACACCATAAACTATTATGGCTGCTATGAATAtagaattttcaagaacATGCTGGTAAAATTGCTTCTTTATAAACTAATTCGTATCATTTTACCAAAAATTGGAATAGACCTCGTCATTTGGGTGAAGATATCACTAAAATTAAAGTACATATCTTAATCTTACATCagattctttttcatttcttcaaatattaataaattctgaGACACCTTTAGACAATGTTGCTTATTTTTTTAGCAATACAGAATACAAAGTTCATCCAGTACAGGAAAGAGACGAATATTATGTTCAATTAAAGTCCTACTTCGTTGTAGTTGTAGTTCTCGTATCGTGTGACTCGAAACTCATTTCAGCAAGCCCCAATATCAGAGGAGGTATTTTCATCACCTTCATCATTATGATTACTATCAGCTTTAACATTAACCGCAATCTGGCTTTCCTGTATATCTGTATTGGATTGGATaacattttctttcttacTAGCAAAACTATTAACCCCGAATATATTATCAAGAGACTCAAAGTCATCCTGTTTGCTTTCGTCACTACATGGGTATTCCGATAATCCAAAGTCTATTAAGGTAATTTTACCTGCCTCTGAAACATGAATGTTGCTCTTCctaatatcattatgcGAGATTCTCAACAGGTGGAGTTCCTTGAGTCTCAATCTAATAAACTCATAAACCTTTTTTTCGTCCCACCTTTCCCTTGGTTTGTTTTTTTCctaaatattcaaatatatgcattGGATGACTAGTAAGCCCATTCCAGTATCCTGGAACAAAAAGCTTTGGAAAATTCGAAGCAAACTGtgattttcaaatattgaatcGCTTTAACAATTGGCTACATAATTCGTAAAAGTTATTTATGAAGAATCAATGTGTTATTTCATAACTTAATATAATGTCAATCGAAGAAGCCTCTAATAGAAACAGTTCTCTTGGACTGACTTGCAGAAAATCTCAGAGTGAAATGATTCAGATGCAATGTCGTATTCTAGTAGCCTAGGCGtaaatattcttaatatAAGCATAATTTAAgtattcaacaacaaaaaagaatgaGTTTATGAAAATGGAATGCTATGGAATGGAATACGAGGACCAAATTTCAAACCAGTTTTGAAAGTCGCCTAATTAATTCGAACTGTTGAagtattttaattctttgtatgattgcaaaaaagCTGAATATGTAGCGACGGAAGCACTTAACTACACTTCAATTGGATACGAATTGACATGATATGACAGAATGAACAATTGTTTAGAAGACGAATGCCGTGGTTGTCTAGGAGTAAGCTGGAACAAATTAGGTGTAAAATGGGCCTTGATCTACGCACCCTTCGCATTCCAATAGGCGACTTCAGATGATCTGGGTTACATAAAAAATAACAGGTTATTTGCTCGTATACCTGATGTTGAATAAGGGAGA encodes:
- a CDS encoding DEHA2F25344p (some similarities with uniprot|Q9HFZ2 Candida albicans RBT4 Repressed by TUP1 protein 4), whose amino-acid sequence is MQFLKLATALSILSVVSAETVYVTQTHLTTIQGGNGQEATTQSTEVTAATGSPSVAAQAKAPKSILADGQGSTQSAAPTTLVSKTSSASEAASSTDSDSSSSGSGISGVEDQDFAESILKAHNDKRAKHNVADLSWDSSVYKYAQDYADKYDCSGSLTHSGGKYGENLAVGYDSADKAVNAWYEEGDNYDYSSSSSFDHFTQIIWKDTTKVGCAYKDCSSAGKYIICSYDPAGNVIGQGKANLSN
- a CDS encoding DEHA2F25366p (no similarity), with the protein product MHKQTPIVVSNWCSSFLTVVPHLRNQFSAFICSTHHTMDRKGGTQARSTLQGSSPSSSNHLARSLGVKKIIPFINLPPS
- a CDS encoding DEHA2F25388p (similar to uniprot|P34243 Saccharomyces cerevisiae YKL017C HCS1 Hexameric DNA polymerase alpha-associated DNA helicase A involved in lagging strand DNA synthesis), with protein sequence MSNSISVQNELVESFKNAINLELQSDLLLTNSYLTSYSPKKLHQLGLAIINLVVTNIKNGLGGKTIIELEIDPALKSNDTEIQLGSLRVGDIIKLDKMSNANTSETIQFKKASENSSKKKRGTDEEGKCQDESLDAVLIRINSKTVTISIEEDNSEEKVLSLYNNTFNDNIRMWIVKLSNSITYKRMTTAMNKLSELTSSNKSEIIQYLLGESQYAKKSSGRSLKQKHFFNPNLNTSQKEAINFAINESAITIIHGPPGTGKTYTLIELIKQLTFNNDEKVLVCGPSNISVDTILERLSPIFNEEEVHTDKKKSRRAVKKSTSAGKNPEELIRIGHPARLLGSNLQHSLDILSKTNYDTGSNDNKEILKDIEKDISDTLGKVKKCRNYAERRALWSDLKTYKKELRVRERKIVQDLLVGAKVVLSTLHGAGSYELTSLYKEPTLNFDHDHPLFDTIIIDEVSQSLEPQCWIPLVNHLGCKRLVIAGDNMQLPPTVKSKDDLDALMRKLNIKDGVADLELTLFDRLIRDHNGSQFKKLLDTQYRMNEDIMRFPSNELYDGNLKAHDSVRSLTLEDLPSVKPTDDTSIPCVWYDTQGGNFPERASDDDSRAMAESTGSKYNDMEVLVVEQHLQNLLQAGITPADIGVISPYNAQASLLKKTLQSRQIDGIEVSTVDGFQGREKEAIIISLVRSNPNREIGFLADRRRLNVAMTRPKKHLCIIGDLELMATSGKKYLKNWSQYAENEYEIRYPDLGDY
- a CDS encoding DEHA2F25410p (similar to uniprot|Q2V2P4 Saccharomyces cerevisiae YIL156W-B), with translation MSLGKVAHYSFDLVLISIILAGIHRNTGLVFDTSNLSSVDVRRWFGNYLAFGERCYDSSVSLLKMSGYFRQKNLVVDYVSKEANKYLKEQTGRDLKDTTKDK